A stretch of Eleutherodactylus coqui strain aEleCoq1 chromosome 2, aEleCoq1.hap1, whole genome shotgun sequence DNA encodes these proteins:
- the NDUFA5 gene encoding NADH dehydrogenase [ubiquinone] 1 alpha subcomplex subunit 5, protein MAGVLKKTTGLVGLAVAQNPHEHLRILYTKILGTLQAIPKDAAYRKYTEQIVNDRLNLVKTESSVDKLEQVINCGQIEEVIVQAENELHLARKMVEWKPWEPLIEEPPTNQWKWPI, encoded by the exons ACTACTGGCTTGGTTGGGTTGGCTGTTGCCCAAAATCCACATGAA CACTTAAGAATATTATATACCAAAATTCTTGGTACACTGCAGGCCATTCCAAAAGATGCCGCATACCGGAAATACACCGAGCAAATCGTAAATGACAGACTTAATCTAGTGAAGACT GAAAGCAGTGTTGATAAATTGGAGCAGGTCATCAACTGTGGCCAAATAGAAGAAGTCATTGTACAG GCAGAAAATGAATTGCATCTGGCAAGAAAAATGGTGGAGTGGAAGCCTTGGGAGCCTCTTATTGAAGAGCCTCCTACAAATCAATGGAAATGGCCAATCTAA